One genomic segment of Roseovarius carneus includes these proteins:
- a CDS encoding DUF1194 domain-containing protein, with translation MGQHAEHGPLVRLAAFFAAFWAGAAEASCRLALVLALDVSSSVDASEYDQQRLGLALALNAEDVRHAILRGGTGDVAIAVYEWSGMRQQTLHLDWTALRTERDIDAVVAALGGMERGYDDFPTALGYGLSYGATLMARAPSCARRVINISGDGENNHGYGPELVRKHFPLEGVTVNGLAIGGDAPGIAEYYRERVISGPGAFVEIAVGFDEFETVMARKLFREINDMMLGGDTRPDRPRG, from the coding sequence TTGGGCCAGCATGCAGAACACGGGCCATTGGTAAGGCTCGCCGCATTTTTTGCGGCGTTTTGGGCCGGGGCCGCCGAAGCCTCGTGCCGATTGGCGCTGGTGCTCGCACTGGATGTGTCATCCTCTGTGGACGCATCGGAATATGATCAGCAGCGGCTGGGATTGGCATTAGCGCTCAATGCGGAAGATGTGCGCCATGCGATCTTGCGCGGCGGCACCGGGGACGTGGCGATTGCGGTCTATGAATGGAGCGGGATGCGCCAGCAGACGTTGCATCTCGACTGGACCGCGCTGCGGACCGAGCGCGACATTGACGCGGTGGTCGCGGCCCTTGGTGGGATGGAGCGCGGCTATGACGATTTCCCCACGGCACTCGGCTATGGCCTCTCATACGGCGCCACGCTGATGGCCCGCGCGCCAAGCTGCGCGCGACGTGTGATCAATATCTCAGGCGATGGAGAGAACAATCACGGCTATGGGCCTGAGCTTGTGCGCAAACACTTTCCCCTTGAGGGCGTGACAGTAAACGGCCTCGCGATCGGTGGGGACGCGCCCGGAATTGCAGAATATTACCGCGAGCGCGTGATCAGCGGGCCGGGGGCGTTTGTGGAAATTGCCGTAGGGTTTGACGAGTTCGAGACCGTGATGGCACGCAAGCTTTTTCGCGAGATAAACGATATGATGCTGGGCGGCGATACGCGGCCTGACAGACCGCGCGGATGA
- the glyA gene encoding serine hydroxymethyltransferase, which produces MEMILMNKQNTLKPDTDFFTESLATRDPEIFASITSELGRQRDEIELIASENIVSAAVMEAQGSVMTNKYAEGYPGRRYYGGCQYVDVAETLAIERAKELFSCGFANVQPNSGSQANQAVFLALLKPGDTILGMSLDAGGHLTHGAAPNQSGKWFNAVQYGVKRDTLDVDYDQMEALALEHKPQMIIAGGSAIPRQLDFARIREIADKVGAWVLADVAHFAGLIAAGEYPSPFPHAHAATTTTHKTLRGPRGGMILTDDEALSKKFNSAIFPGIQGGPLMHVIAGKAVAFGEALRPEFKTYMKNVRSNAVVLADTLIAGGLDIVTGGTDTHVMLVDLRPKKVTGNIADAALGRAHITCNKNGVPFDPEKPTVTSGLRLGTPAGTTRGFGAAEFEQIGKWIVEVVDGLAANGADGNEAVEAKVRGEVAEMCARFPLYPNL; this is translated from the coding sequence ATGGAGATGATCCTCATGAACAAGCAGAACACTCTGAAGCCCGATACAGATTTTTTCACCGAATCGCTGGCAACGCGCGACCCTGAGATTTTCGCCTCGATCACCTCCGAGCTGGGCCGCCAGCGCGACGAGATTGAGTTGATCGCGTCTGAAAACATCGTCTCGGCCGCCGTGATGGAGGCCCAAGGCTCCGTCATGACCAACAAATACGCCGAAGGATACCCCGGACGCCGCTACTATGGCGGGTGCCAGTATGTGGACGTGGCCGAGACGCTGGCAATTGAGCGCGCGAAGGAACTTTTCAGCTGTGGTTTCGCCAATGTGCAGCCCAACTCGGGCAGCCAAGCGAACCAGGCCGTTTTCCTCGCGCTGCTGAAGCCCGGCGACACCATCCTCGGCATGAGCCTTGATGCAGGCGGCCACCTCACCCACGGTGCGGCCCCCAACCAGTCCGGCAAATGGTTCAACGCGGTGCAATACGGCGTGAAGCGCGACACGCTGGACGTGGACTACGATCAGATGGAGGCTCTGGCGCTTGAGCATAAGCCCCAGATGATCATCGCAGGTGGCTCGGCCATCCCGCGCCAGCTTGATTTCGCCCGCATCCGCGAGATTGCAGACAAGGTCGGCGCATGGGTTCTGGCCGATGTGGCGCATTTCGCAGGGCTTATTGCGGCGGGCGAATATCCCTCGCCCTTCCCCCACGCCCACGCGGCCACCACAACTACGCACAAAACCCTGCGCGGCCCCCGCGGTGGCATGATCCTCACCGATGACGAGGCGCTGTCGAAGAAATTCAACTCGGCCATCTTCCCCGGCATCCAAGGTGGTCCCCTGATGCATGTCATCGCAGGCAAGGCAGTGGCGTTTGGCGAGGCGCTCCGCCCTGAGTTCAAGACTTACATGAAGAACGTGCGCTCAAACGCCGTTGTTCTGGCCGATACGCTGATTGCGGGCGGTCTGGACATCGTGACTGGCGGCACCGACACGCATGTGATGCTCGTAGACCTGCGCCCCAAGAAGGTGACCGGCAACATCGCCGATGCCGCCCTTGGCCGCGCGCATATCACCTGCAACAAAAACGGCGTGCCGTTTGATCCCGAAAAGCCCACCGTGACCAGCGGCCTGCGTCTTGGCACACCCGCCGGGACAACACGCGGCTTCGGCGCGGCAGAGTTCGAGCAGATTGGCAAATGGATCGTGGAAGTTGTTGACGGTCTGGCCGCCAATGGCGCGGACGGCAACGAGGCCGTTGAGGCCAAAGTGCGCGGCGAAGTCGCCGAGATGTGCGCGCGCTTCCCGCTCTATCCAAACCTCTGA
- a CDS encoding DUF1194 domain-containing protein: MRGALALLAALTGGPALAECRLALALGLDVSGSVDAREYRLQLDGVAGALETPAVHQALFSMPGAYVDIAVYQWGAPWQQRLLLDWTTLRSAADTAVVAGQLRTASHSFSDPSTAIGSAIEFGVALLSDRPDCWAHTIDISGDGPSNSGPPPGSLTLPAPPYITVNGLVVNPLARDNIGKDLSRAKTLRNHYETQVIRGPGAFVEVAESFQDFERAMTRKLIREVQPAVVGSAERP, translated from the coding sequence ATGAGAGGCGCGCTCGCGTTGCTCGCCGCACTCACTGGCGGGCCGGCTCTCGCCGAATGTCGCCTCGCGCTGGCACTTGGGCTGGATGTATCGGGCTCGGTCGATGCGCGCGAATACCGGCTACAGCTTGATGGGGTGGCGGGTGCGCTGGAAACACCAGCCGTGCACCAGGCGCTTTTCTCCATGCCGGGCGCGTATGTGGATATCGCCGTATACCAATGGGGCGCACCGTGGCAGCAGCGCCTGTTGCTGGATTGGACCACATTGCGCAGCGCGGCCGATACCGCCGTTGTGGCGGGGCAACTCCGCACCGCAAGCCACAGCTTTTCCGACCCGTCCACCGCCATCGGCTCGGCCATCGAGTTTGGCGTGGCGCTTTTGTCGGACAGACCTGACTGTTGGGCCCATACGATAGATATCTCCGGGGACGGGCCGTCAAATTCCGGCCCTCCACCGGGCAGCCTGACCCTGCCTGCGCCGCCCTATATTACGGTCAACGGTCTGGTCGTGAACCCGCTGGCGCGCGACAATATCGGCAAGGATCTCAGCCGGGCCAAAACATTGCGCAACCATTACGAGACCCAAGTGATCCGTGGCCCCGGGGCCTTTGTCGAGGTGGCCGAGAGCTTTCAGGATTTTGAGCGCGCTATGACGCGAAAACTGATCCGTGAGGTGCAGCCTGCCGTTGTCGGATCGGCGGAGAGGCCATAG
- a CDS encoding pyridoxal phosphate-dependent aminotransferase: MNGLSATLSRVKPSPTIAVSTKARELKEAGRDIIGLGAGEPDFDTPENIRAAGIRAIEQGKTRYTAPDGIIELKQAICAKMKRDNGLDYVPAQVSVGTGGKQILYNALMATLNPGDEVVIPAPYWVSYPDMVLLAGGEPVIASAGIETGYKLSAQALEAAITPRTKWFIFNSPSNPTGAGYSWDELKALTDVLLRHPHVLVMTDDMYEHLAYGDFKFCTPAEVEPQLYDRTLTCNGVSKAYAMTGWRIGYAAGPEYLIAAMRKIQSQSTSNPCTISQWAAVEALNGTQAFIASNNAIFERRRDLVVGMLTEIDGMECPVPDGAFYVYPSIKGLMGKTSAAGTVIDTDEAFATALLEETGVAVVFGAAFGLSPNFRISYATSDDALKEACERIQAFCKGLS; this comes from the coding sequence ATGAATGGCCTGTCCGCGACACTTTCACGCGTAAAACCCTCCCCCACAATAGCCGTCTCCACCAAGGCGCGTGAGCTGAAGGAGGCCGGGCGCGATATTATCGGCCTCGGCGCGGGAGAGCCGGATTTCGACACACCCGAAAATATCCGCGCGGCGGGCATCCGCGCCATTGAGCAGGGCAAGACCCGCTACACCGCGCCCGATGGCATCATCGAGCTGAAACAGGCGATCTGCGCCAAGATGAAGCGCGATAATGGGCTGGATTATGTGCCCGCACAGGTCAGCGTCGGCACAGGCGGCAAGCAGATCCTCTACAACGCGCTGATGGCCACGCTCAATCCCGGTGATGAGGTTGTGATCCCCGCGCCCTATTGGGTGAGTTATCCGGATATGGTCCTGCTTGCAGGCGGAGAGCCTGTGATCGCGAGCGCGGGGATCGAGACGGGTTACAAGCTGAGCGCCCAAGCGCTTGAGGCAGCGATCACGCCGCGCACAAAATGGTTCATTTTCAACTCGCCCTCCAACCCCACCGGAGCGGGCTATAGCTGGGATGAGCTGAAGGCGCTGACGGACGTGCTCTTGCGGCATCCGCATGTGTTGGTGATGACGGATGATATGTATGAGCATCTGGCCTACGGTGATTTCAAATTCTGCACGCCCGCCGAGGTGGAGCCACAGCTTTATGACCGCACCCTGACCTGCAATGGCGTGTCCAAAGCCTATGCAATGACCGGATGGCGCATCGGCTATGCCGCGGGGCCGGAGTATTTGATCGCCGCGATGCGCAAGATCCAGAGCCAGAGCACGTCGAACCCCTGCACGATCAGCCAATGGGCCGCCGTGGAGGCGCTGAACGGCACGCAGGCGTTTATCGCCAGCAACAATGCGATATTCGAGCGGCGGCGCGATCTGGTGGTGGGGATGCTCACGGAAATCGACGGCATGGAATGCCCGGTGCCGGACGGGGCGTTCTACGTCTATCCCTCCATCAAGGGGCTGATGGGCAAGACAAGCGCCGCCGGCACAGTGATTGACACGGACGAGGCATTTGCCACCGCCCTTCTGGAAGAGACCGGCGTGGCCGTGGTTTTCGGCGCGGCCTTCGGGCTTTCGCCGAACTTCCGGATCAGCTACGCTACCTCGGACGATGCGCTGAAAGAAGCGTGCGAACGGATACAGGCGTTTTGCAAAGGGCTCTCATGA
- a CDS encoding VOC family protein: MSIKYLHTMVRVKDLDASIAFFALLGLKETRRWDNEGGRFTLVFMAPEGQEDCPVELTYNWGGDEELPSDSRHFGHLAYGTSDIYALCQHLMDNGVTINRPPRDGRMAFVRSPDNISIELLQEGEALAPAEPWASMQNTGHW; this comes from the coding sequence ATGAGCATAAAATACCTACACACAATGGTCCGCGTGAAGGATCTTGACGCCTCCATCGCCTTCTTTGCCCTGTTGGGCCTCAAAGAGACGCGCCGTTGGGACAATGAGGGCGGGCGCTTTACGCTGGTTTTCATGGCTCCCGAGGGGCAGGAAGACTGCCCGGTTGAGCTGACCTATAACTGGGGCGGCGATGAGGAATTGCCCTCGGATAGCCGTCATTTTGGCCATCTGGCCTACGGCACGTCGGATATCTACGCGCTGTGTCAGCACCTTATGGATAATGGCGTGACGATCAACCGCCCGCCGCGGGACGGGCGCATGGCCTTTGTGCGCAGCCCTGATAACATCTCGATCGAGCTTTTGCAGGAGGGCGAGGCTCTCGCACCCGCCGAGCCTTGGGCCAGCATGCAGAACACGGGCCATTGGTAA
- a CDS encoding thymidylate synthase — protein sequence MRQYHEALKVVLEQGARSSDRTGTGTISHFGLQSRYPMADGFPLVTTKKLHLKSIIHELLWFLSGDTNIRYLKENGVSIWDEWADENGDLGPVYGAQWRAFPAIGAAAGEVGGAPAFRAASVDQIEGLVELIRTSPDSRRMVVSAWNPADVPAMALPPCHTMWQVRVIGGKLHLQLYQRSADMFLGVPFNIASYALLLHMLAHVTGHEPGDFIHTLGDAHIYSNHLEQVDLLLSRTPKPLPQLRINRAVGSIFDFKYEDFDVIGYDPDPAIKAPVAV from the coding sequence GTGCGGCAATATCATGAGGCGTTGAAGGTGGTGCTGGAGCAGGGTGCGCGGTCATCGGACCGCACGGGCACGGGCACGATTTCACATTTTGGGCTGCAAAGCCGCTATCCGATGGCGGATGGATTTCCTCTTGTGACGACGAAAAAACTGCATTTGAAGTCCATCATTCACGAGCTTTTGTGGTTCCTGTCGGGCGATACGAACATTCGCTATCTCAAGGAAAACGGCGTGTCGATCTGGGATGAATGGGCCGACGAGAACGGCGATCTCGGCCCGGTTTACGGCGCGCAATGGCGGGCCTTTCCGGCCATCGGGGCCGCGGCGGGCGAGGTGGGCGGCGCGCCTGCGTTCCGGGCGGCGAGCGTGGACCAGATCGAAGGGCTTGTGGAGCTGATCCGAACAAGCCCCGATAGCCGACGGATGGTCGTATCCGCGTGGAACCCGGCGGATGTGCCGGCCATGGCGTTACCGCCCTGTCACACGATGTGGCAGGTGCGCGTCATCGGCGGCAAGTTGCATTTGCAGCTTTATCAACGCTCGGCGGATATGTTTCTCGGCGTGCCGTTCAACATCGCCTCCTATGCGCTTCTCTTGCACATGCTGGCGCATGTCACCGGCCACGAGCCGGGCGATTTCATCCATACGCTGGGCGATGCGCATATCTATTCCAACCATCTGGAGCAGGTGGATCTGCTTTTGTCGCGCACGCCCAAACCCTTGCCGCAGCTGCGGATCAACCGTGCGGTCGGCTCCATCTTTGACTTTAAATACGAGGATTTCGACGTGATTGGATATGACCCGGACCCGGCCATTAAAGCGCCGGTGGCTGTCTGA
- a CDS encoding helix-turn-helix domain-containing protein, which yields MTEQTTSDWFDPTETTFGDRLAGAREASGMTQGALAKRLGVKKKTLDNWEHDQAEPRASSLSMLAGLLNVSLTWLLTGEGDGPSGPEGGEMSTHANQLMNELREISTQLTLAAERLGRAEAELTKLLRDTSDE from the coding sequence ATGACCGAGCAGACCACAAGCGACTGGTTCGACCCGACCGAAACCACATTCGGAGACAGGCTCGCCGGGGCGCGTGAGGCGTCGGGCATGACCCAAGGAGCGCTCGCCAAACGGCTTGGGGTGAAGAAAAAGACGCTGGATAATTGGGAGCATGATCAGGCCGAGCCGCGCGCCAGCAGCCTGTCAATGCTGGCCGGGTTGCTCAACGTGTCGTTGACATGGCTGCTGACCGGGGAGGGCGATGGGCCTTCGGGCCCCGAAGGCGGTGAGATGTCGACCCATGCAAATCAGTTGATGAACGAGCTGCGCGAGATCAGCACACAGCTTACCCTCGCGGCAGAGCGTCTGGGGCGTGCCGAGGCCGAGCTTACCAAATTGCTGCGGGACACATCCGATGAGTGA
- a CDS encoding MarR family winged helix-turn-helix transcriptional regulator, which yields MSMHTPIAPPNAEHGFMAGYLDALALVERLHRLLLDVIKDEFERVGVLEINAVQALLLFNIGDNEVTAGELKSRGYYQGSNVSYNLKKLVEMGYMHHQRCEIDRRSVRVRLTPKGRDIRDIVTALFERHAVGLQDRGVLGADGIDQIATSLRRVERYWTDQIRYIY from the coding sequence ATGTCAATGCATACCCCAATCGCCCCGCCCAATGCGGAGCATGGCTTCATGGCCGGATATCTCGATGCGCTCGCGCTGGTCGAGCGGCTTCATCGGCTTTTGCTGGATGTGATCAAGGATGAGTTTGAACGTGTTGGCGTGCTGGAGATCAACGCGGTGCAAGCCCTTTTGCTCTTCAACATCGGCGATAACGAGGTCACGGCGGGTGAACTGAAATCACGCGGCTATTACCAAGGCAGCAATGTCAGCTACAACCTCAAAAAGCTGGTCGAAATGGGCTATATGCACCACCAGCGATGCGAGATTGACCGCCGGTCCGTGCGGGTGCGCCTGACGCCGAAGGGGCGCGACATCCGCGATATTGTCACGGCTTTGTTTGAGCGGCACGCAGTGGGGCTTCAGGACCGGGGCGTGTTGGGCGCAGACGGTATTGATCAGATCGCGACATCGCTGCGGCGGGTGGAGCGATATTGGACCGATCAGATCCGCTATATCTACTGA
- a CDS encoding alpha/beta fold hydrolase: MLHMISHGTPTALPPLLIAHGLYGSARNWGVIAKRLSDARQVFAVDMRNHGQSPWEDGNSYPEMADDLAEVLHHIGPAHLLGHSMGGKAAMVLASMRPTLLKSVIVADIAPVAYARTQIGYIEALRAADLSGIEKRSDMAARLEPVIDDPALIPFFLQSLDVAERRWRLNLEALAGAMPDIMGFPTLEHAYEGPTLFLTGATSEYVLPEYRPEIKRLFPAARFAKIPGAGHWLHAEKPREFEAAVRTWLERI; this comes from the coding sequence ATGTTGCATATGATCTCCCACGGCACACCCACAGCCCTGCCGCCCCTCCTCATCGCGCATGGCCTCTACGGCTCCGCGCGCAATTGGGGTGTGATCGCAAAACGGCTCAGCGATGCCCGGCAGGTCTTTGCAGTGGATATGCGCAATCACGGCCAAAGCCCTTGGGAGGATGGAAACAGCTACCCAGAAATGGCCGACGATCTGGCCGAGGTGCTGCACCACATCGGCCCCGCGCATCTCTTGGGTCATTCGATGGGCGGCAAGGCGGCGATGGTGCTGGCCTCAATGCGGCCCACCCTGCTCAAAAGCGTGATCGTCGCAGACATCGCGCCCGTGGCCTACGCACGTACGCAGATCGGCTATATCGAGGCCTTGCGCGCGGCGGATCTCAGCGGCATTGAGAAACGCTCGGACATGGCCGCGCGGCTGGAGCCAGTGATCGACGATCCGGCGCTCATCCCCTTCTTCCTGCAATCATTGGACGTGGCCGAAAGGCGCTGGCGGCTGAACCTTGAGGCGCTGGCGGGTGCGATGCCCGACATCATGGGCTTCCCGACGCTGGAGCATGCCTATGAAGGTCCCACGCTTTTCCTGACCGGGGCCACCTCGGAGTATGTACTGCCGGAGTATCGCCCCGAAATCAAACGCCTCTTTCCCGCCGCGCGCTTTGCCAAAATCCCCGGCGCGGGGCATTGGCTCCATGCCGAAAAACCGCGCGAGTTCGAGGCGGCCGTGCGCACATGGCTGGAGCGCATCTAG
- a CDS encoding succinate dehydrogenase assembly factor 2 gives MSDAGTGETREVRLRRLTMRSMRRGIKEMDIILSRFAAAQLDDMSAQELDIYDAFLEENDQDLYQWVTGQIEGPGAYDGLITRILSVPVSDHLG, from the coding sequence ATGAGTGATGCGGGGACGGGTGAGACACGAGAGGTCCGACTGCGCCGCCTGACCATGCGGTCCATGCGGCGCGGCATAAAGGAGATGGATATCATCCTGAGCCGTTTCGCCGCTGCACAATTGGACGATATGAGCGCGCAAGAGCTTGATATCTATGACGCCTTTCTCGAAGAGAATGATCAAGACCTCTATCAATGGGTCACGGGCCAAATTGAAGGCCCGGGCGCATATGATGGCTTGATCACGCGCATCCTGTCGGTGCCGGTAAGCGATCATCTGGGATAA
- a CDS encoding dihydrofolate reductase, translating into MLSLVVARDRNGAIGKDGDIPWAAPEDLAFFQRETTGGAIIMGRNTWDSLPYKPLKNRLNLVVTSRGAEGAECFGTVTAALEFAASKGHARLYGIGGAGIYAEMIGIADRLLITEVDLAVDAPDTFFPAFDTAQWVETSRQELRADAPRCTLVELLRKR; encoded by the coding sequence ATGCTGTCATTGGTGGTGGCGCGCGACCGCAACGGCGCGATTGGCAAGGATGGTGATATTCCATGGGCGGCACCTGAGGATCTGGCGTTTTTTCAGCGTGAAACCACGGGCGGCGCGATCATCATGGGGCGCAATACATGGGATAGCCTGCCGTACAAGCCTTTGAAGAACCGTCTTAATCTTGTGGTGACGTCGCGCGGTGCGGAAGGGGCGGAGTGCTTTGGCACGGTGACCGCAGCCCTTGAGTTTGCAGCCTCAAAGGGCCATGCGCGGCTTTACGGGATTGGCGGCGCGGGGATTTATGCGGAGATGATCGGGATCGCAGATCGGCTTTTAATCACCGAGGTGGATCTGGCCGTGGACGCGCCTGACACGTTTTTCCCGGCCTTTGATACTGCGCAATGGGTGGAGACATCCCGGCAGGAGTTGCGCGCGGATGCGCCGCGCTGCACGCTGGTTGAGCTTTTGCGCAAACGCTAG